Proteins encoded within one genomic window of Bdellovibrionota bacterium:
- a CDS encoding SRPBCC family protein has translation MKELVDVPHSALKRGVVRGVFDGTIEEVWQVVADFDRQAEFMPRMTVSKVRERKENHVFQYAALDMPWPIADVSYVVDIEVQEHRRQLAFVMVPNSGKGVRNFNGSTKLEPFPRDPKKTLGTLTIFFEPERWYPKWIINLGTKSTLGKVVDAVRRRLRQQQGSKHDLK, from the coding sequence TTGAAGGAGTTGGTGGATGTTCCCCATTCGGCCTTGAAACGAGGGGTCGTGCGGGGAGTGTTCGACGGGACGATCGAGGAAGTCTGGCAAGTGGTCGCCGATTTTGACCGGCAGGCGGAATTCATGCCGCGCATGACGGTGTCGAAAGTGCGGGAGCGAAAGGAGAATCATGTCTTTCAGTATGCGGCTCTCGATATGCCGTGGCCGATTGCGGACGTGTCGTACGTCGTGGACATCGAAGTCCAGGAGCACCGCCGACAGCTCGCCTTTGTGATGGTTCCGAATTCCGGTAAGGGAGTTCGAAATTTCAACGGGTCGACAAAATTGGAACCGTTTCCCCGAGACCCCAAAAAGACCTTGGGAACGCTCACGATCTTCTTTGAGCCCGAGAGGTGGTATCCCAAATGGATCATCAACCTGGGCACCAAATCGACGCTTGGAAAGGTCGTGGATGCCGTTCGGCGCCGTCTTCGCCAGCAGCAGGGGAGCAAACACGATTTGAAGTG